In Candidatus Chlorohelix allophototropha, one DNA window encodes the following:
- a CDS encoding mandelate racemase/muconate lactonizing enzyme family protein: MSTKIIKVTYEPLDIPLLEPFTIAIGRLDHVRNALITIELENGAIGYGEAAALEPINGENQATILATLKTYTPLLVGRDALEWRTISAEIHNVFSMQNAARAGIEMALLDAATKSMRIPLYKFLGGASSQVETDISIPIVTPARARELAAEIQARGVRFIKIKVGGDIAADVARILGVVEGGPKLGIQLDANQGYNAPGAVQLLNELARLDIPVRLFEQPVPKHDWNGMKYVTQHTSVPVAADETIFNAYDAIRVIETGAATVVNIKLMKSGLVEALDIAAVCRAGNIQLMIGGMIESKLAMCCSAHFAAGLGGFDYIDLDTPMLLAEDPFEGGWKQSGGIYELSEIRAGIGCYPAGRPSGYI, from the coding sequence TGCGCAATGCGCTGATTACAATAGAACTGGAAAACGGCGCAATCGGCTACGGTGAAGCTGCTGCCTTAGAGCCTATCAACGGCGAAAACCAAGCCACGATTCTGGCTACCCTGAAAACATATACACCGCTATTGGTTGGACGTGACGCGCTGGAATGGCGTACAATTTCCGCCGAGATTCATAACGTTTTCTCTATGCAAAACGCTGCTCGCGCCGGTATCGAAATGGCGCTGCTGGATGCTGCCACCAAAAGTATGCGGATACCACTTTATAAGTTTCTGGGCGGGGCAAGTAGCCAAGTTGAAACCGACATTAGTATTCCAATTGTCACCCCGGCGCGCGCCCGTGAACTTGCTGCCGAAATTCAGGCAAGAGGAGTGCGTTTCATCAAAATCAAGGTCGGGGGCGATATTGCCGCAGATGTAGCCCGCATATTGGGCGTGGTGGAAGGTGGCCCTAAGTTAGGTATCCAACTGGATGCAAATCAAGGCTATAATGCCCCCGGCGCGGTTCAACTACTGAATGAACTTGCACGGCTCGATATTCCGGTGCGCCTTTTTGAACAGCCTGTCCCTAAGCACGACTGGAACGGCATGAAGTATGTGACGCAACATACCAGCGTACCCGTTGCCGCCGACGAAACGATTTTCAATGCCTATGATGCCATCCGAGTTATAGAAACGGGCGCGGCAACGGTAGTGAATATCAAGCTGATGAAGTCGGGATTGGTGGAAGCGCTGGATATTGCCGCCGTTTGTCGCGCTGGAAATATTCAATTGATGATCGGTGGCATGATTGAATCGAAATTGGCAATGTGCTGCTCGGCGCATTTCGCTGCGGGCTTGGGTGGATTCGACTATATAGATTTGGATACTCCCATGCTGCTGGCAGAAGACCCCTTTGAGGGAGGTTGGAAACAAAGCGGCGGCATTTACGAGCTTAGCGAGATACGAGCCGGAATCGGTTGCTACCCGGCTGGTCGTCCTTCTGGTTATATTTAG